A single Nitrospirota bacterium DNA region contains:
- the selB gene encoding selenocysteine-specific translation elongation factor produces the protein MNRYVILGTAGHIDHGKSSLVKALTGTDPDRLKEEKERGITIDLGFADLAYPDGLKVGIVDVPGHERLIKNMLAGAGGIDIVLMVIAADEGIMPQSREHLDICNLLKVKRGLIVINKSDLVEKEWLTLIEDDIRKFVKGTFLENAEMIPVSSKTGDNIEVLKEKIHALAMSVEPKSVNGIFRLPIDRIFTLKGFGTVVTGTAVSGSISVDDPVEVLPKKIATKVRGLQSHGETLKTAYAGQRVAMNLQGLSKDEIQRGDVITIPDKIKTTYVIDAGLEILKETAIEVLKSRSLVHFHSGTSELVARIVIYEKDELKPGDKAYCQFRFKEPVAVMAGDRYIIRKFSPLLTIGGGEVLDPSPVRRRKGEKLKDLQALEQGNLRDKLSLKVLQSGLNGLTQADIEGWIKAELPEINKEIKSLIAEGRVTRYEDRLLHKIIFDDFANKVITALANFHKSNPLKQGMLKESFRAAFKGLDQRLFESLLGLINQVVVEREILRLKTFMINLSDDKKVLKDKILKTLEQAEFQPPTKDELAQSISLKKEEVGELFKIMASEKTLVRINDSIYIPMTLHAKMMENLKKFSAQKNEMTVGEFRDILGTSRKYALPFLEYLDSNKITLRVGEVRKFLKK, from the coding sequence GGAGGAGAAGGAGCGGGGCATCACCATTGACCTCGGGTTTGCGGATTTAGCGTACCCCGATGGATTGAAGGTCGGCATCGTCGATGTCCCCGGACACGAGCGTTTGATAAAGAACATGCTTGCAGGCGCGGGCGGTATCGACATCGTGCTCATGGTCATTGCCGCTGACGAAGGCATCATGCCGCAAAGCAGGGAGCATCTCGATATCTGCAATTTGCTTAAGGTCAAGAGGGGGCTCATTGTAATAAACAAATCCGACCTCGTTGAAAAAGAATGGCTTACCCTGATCGAAGACGACATAAGAAAATTCGTGAAAGGCACCTTCCTTGAAAACGCGGAGATGATACCGGTCTCTTCAAAGACCGGGGACAATATTGAGGTCCTGAAAGAAAAGATACACGCGCTTGCCATGAGTGTTGAGCCGAAATCGGTCAACGGCATTTTCAGGCTTCCCATAGACAGGATATTCACGCTGAAAGGCTTCGGCACTGTTGTCACAGGCACGGCGGTTTCAGGGAGCATTTCCGTGGACGACCCTGTTGAAGTGCTTCCAAAAAAGATAGCCACAAAAGTAAGGGGCCTGCAAAGCCACGGAGAGACGCTCAAGACTGCTTATGCCGGACAGAGGGTGGCGATGAACCTTCAGGGCCTTTCAAAAGACGAGATCCAGAGAGGCGATGTCATCACCATTCCGGACAAAATAAAGACCACATATGTTATCGATGCGGGACTTGAGATACTGAAAGAAACTGCCATTGAGGTCTTAAAAAGCAGGAGCCTCGTCCACTTTCACTCCGGCACATCAGAGCTTGTCGCAAGGATAGTCATTTATGAAAAAGATGAACTGAAGCCGGGTGATAAGGCGTACTGCCAGTTCAGGTTCAAAGAGCCGGTTGCAGTTATGGCCGGAGACAGATATATCATCAGAAAATTCTCGCCTCTCCTGACGATCGGCGGCGGAGAAGTACTGGACCCCTCGCCGGTGCGCAGGAGAAAAGGTGAAAAGCTCAAAGACCTTCAGGCTCTTGAGCAGGGCAATCTCAGGGACAAACTGTCATTAAAGGTTCTTCAGAGCGGCCTGAACGGATTAACGCAGGCTGATATTGAAGGCTGGATCAAGGCGGAACTGCCGGAGATAAACAAGGAAATAAAATCCCTGATCGCGGAAGGCAGGGTCACACGTTATGAAGACAGGCTCTTACATAAAATAATCTTTGACGACTTCGCCAATAAAGTAATTACGGCCCTTGCCAATTTTCACAAGAGCAATCCCCTTAAGCAAGGCATGTTGAAAGAGTCCTTCAGGGCCGCTTTCAAAGGACTGGACCAAAGGCTCTTTGAATCACTCCTCGGGCTTATTAATCAGGTGGTAGTTGAACGGGAGATCCTCCGCCTTAAGACATTCATGATCAATTTGAGCGATGATAAGAAGGTCTTAAAAGACAAAATATTAAAGACCCTTGAACAGGCTGAATTCCAGCCGCCGACAAAAGATGAACTCGCCCAGTCCATATCATTAAAGAAAGAAGAAGTGGGCGAACTGTTCAAGATCATGGCCTCGGAGAAGACCCTTGTGCGCATAAACGATTCCATCTATATCCCGATGACCCTTCACGCGAAGATGATGGAGAACCTTAAAAAATTCTCCGCCCAGAAAAACGAGATGACGGTCGGTGAGTTCCGCGATATTCTGGGGACGTCGAGAAAGTACGCCCTGCCTTTCCTTGAATACCTCGACAGCAATAAGATCACACTGCGCGTCGGGGAAGTACGAAAGTTTCTGAAAAAATAG